The following proteins come from a genomic window of Brevibacillus antibioticus:
- a CDS encoding site-2 protease family protein yields the protein MDLFHFDWKTVPFRLIAFVIAFTLHEWAHAFVAWKLGDNTAKSEGRLTLNPIPHIDPFGLILILFGPFGWAKPVPINPLHFRGNKRLGIVYVSFAGPLINLILAVLFCVVYFLVDSSGVLVGMHEKVAYAIESTLVFSVLINTALFIFNLLPIPPLDGYKILRFLSPRSWDGKFYHYEVYGPWILLLLIFIPGVSSMIFGIPHRIALSWVEQIANNILNVFI from the coding sequence ATGGATCTTTTTCACTTTGATTGGAAAACAGTACCGTTTCGCTTAATTGCGTTCGTTATCGCTTTCACTTTGCATGAATGGGCGCATGCCTTTGTCGCTTGGAAGCTGGGTGACAATACGGCGAAATCGGAGGGTCGCTTAACATTAAATCCAATCCCGCATATCGATCCGTTTGGTTTGATTCTCATTTTGTTTGGTCCATTTGGGTGGGCGAAGCCGGTGCCGATCAATCCTCTTCATTTTCGCGGGAACAAGCGTTTAGGTATCGTGTATGTTTCATTTGCGGGTCCATTAATCAACCTGATACTCGCAGTATTGTTTTGTGTTGTGTATTTCCTTGTGGATAGTTCCGGTGTACTGGTGGGAATGCATGAAAAAGTAGCGTATGCAATTGAATCGACATTAGTATTTTCTGTTTTAATCAATACAGCTCTTTTCATTTTCAACCTTTTGCCGATTCCACCATTGGACGGATACAAGATACTGAGATTCTTATCTCCTCGCAGTTGGGATGGAAAGTTCTATCATTATGAAGTCTATGGACCTTGGATTCTCCTATTACTGATTTTTATCCCGGGGGTCAGCTCAATGATCTTCGGAATTCCCCATCGGATTGCTCTTTCATGGGTAGAACAGATTGCGAATAATATCTTGAACGTGTTCATCTAA
- a CDS encoding peptidylprolyl isomerase, which translates to MKKALITMENGNPIELELFDQEAPGTVANFEKLANEGFYNGLSFHRVIPGFVAQGGCPYGTGTGGPGYTIKCETKGNPHKHLRGYLSMAHAGKDTGGSQFFICYDSFPHLDGVHTVFGRVTSGLEHVDAIKQGDKMGTVKVGE; encoded by the coding sequence ATGAAAAAGGCGCTCATCACCATGGAAAATGGTAACCCAATCGAGTTGGAGCTGTTCGATCAGGAAGCTCCGGGTACAGTAGCAAACTTTGAAAAATTGGCGAACGAAGGCTTCTACAACGGTCTGTCCTTCCACCGCGTTATCCCTGGCTTCGTAGCACAAGGCGGATGCCCTTACGGAACAGGTACAGGCGGTCCTGGCTACACCATCAAATGTGAAACAAAAGGAAACCCACACAAGCATCTGCGCGGTTACCTGTCCATGGCACACGCTGGTAAAGACACAGGCGGAAGCCAATTTTTCATCTGCTACGATTCTTTCCCTCACCTCGATGGCGTACATACAGTATTTGGTCGTGTCACTTCCGGTCTGGAACATGTTGATGCAATCAAACAAGGCGATAAAATGGGTACAGTAAAAGTAGGCGAATAA
- a CDS encoding GGDEF domain-containing protein, giving the protein MLSTLMKRFRRIPYISLDKRQWMKAMIRQEVEREKKVVMFYIDIVKLTEVEHRYGDTSAKRVLHIFESILPAVARQAFEIKGRIIAIQKLWGDDFAIYTSFSKMMSEEDCQMLSIHFQELAERQLNRQVSFVNREELRVHIGYAEIIGEDIVKEMYTSVKHAAHMAKYGITSEKYTNIRQFHKLLAEENVQMHFMPIIHLPNGEALGWEALARGPVNSLFETPASLFHYAQETDTVFRLEHICRKRALEHIRYLKPHEKLFINLDPRAIDDPFLLRGKVQMLLAEYELTPQNIVFEITERHAITNYAVFRKIIEEYRKQGYMIAVDDAGAGYSSLESITEIYPDFIKLDMSLIRNIDVDPIKQALLETFVSFADKVNCKIIAEGIETERELETLMDVGVIYGQGYYLGKPDKGMAQLCGTAMNFLRFTMEKRIEQEAEPMLLTPAMTEILAKTISVEKHVKVRHIHDIFEQNQRIESVVVLEKGIPVGLVMRFSLYQILGGQYGIALYYERPVSQIMNTNPLKATKDDKLDEVAKRAMARDAYHLYDVVIIIDEDGEYIGIVTVQKLLDKMASIKLEMASSANPLTGLPGNVQIERELNQRLKRNDHQVVIYCDLDRFKWFNDRYGFEVGDQIIVRTANLLREASKWYGSGSDFVGHIGGDDFILITTAQCANDVILFIMDAFTPYFSDIYEKRRMGDGQELAMSMAGVVLYAGKYSSAEQVAEKAAYVKMVAKAKAGTVFIIDCELPGDEQIRIEG; this is encoded by the coding sequence ATGTTGTCGACTCTTATGAAGCGGTTTCGACGAATACCCTACATTTCATTGGACAAACGCCAATGGATGAAGGCGATGATTCGGCAAGAAGTGGAGAGAGAGAAGAAAGTCGTCATGTTTTATATAGATATTGTAAAGCTGACAGAGGTAGAGCATCGCTATGGTGATACGAGTGCCAAGAGAGTTCTTCATATATTCGAAAGCATTTTGCCAGCTGTAGCTCGTCAAGCATTTGAAATCAAAGGGAGAATCATCGCGATTCAAAAGCTGTGGGGCGATGATTTTGCGATCTACACTTCCTTTTCGAAAATGATGAGTGAGGAAGACTGTCAAATGCTCTCGATTCATTTTCAGGAGTTGGCTGAACGACAGTTAAATCGGCAAGTGAGCTTCGTCAATCGTGAGGAGCTTCGTGTCCATATCGGGTATGCGGAAATCATCGGAGAAGATATCGTGAAAGAGATGTATACCTCTGTCAAACATGCTGCTCATATGGCCAAATATGGGATTACCTCCGAAAAATATACGAACATCAGACAATTTCACAAGCTGCTTGCAGAAGAAAACGTTCAGATGCACTTCATGCCGATCATTCATTTGCCAAATGGCGAAGCTTTGGGATGGGAGGCACTGGCACGAGGACCGGTCAACAGTCTCTTTGAAACTCCCGCTTCCTTGTTCCATTATGCACAAGAGACGGATACTGTGTTTCGTTTGGAGCATATATGCCGCAAGCGGGCATTGGAGCATATACGCTACCTGAAGCCGCATGAAAAACTATTCATCAATTTGGACCCACGGGCGATTGACGATCCGTTTTTGTTGCGTGGCAAAGTGCAGATGCTTTTGGCAGAGTATGAGCTGACGCCACAAAACATTGTTTTTGAAATTACAGAGCGCCACGCGATCACGAATTACGCTGTCTTTCGAAAAATCATCGAGGAGTACCGCAAGCAGGGCTATATGATTGCCGTTGACGATGCGGGTGCAGGGTATTCCAGCTTGGAATCGATTACAGAAATCTATCCAGACTTTATTAAGCTCGATATGTCATTGATCCGCAATATCGATGTCGATCCGATCAAGCAGGCGTTGTTGGAGACATTTGTATCCTTTGCTGACAAAGTGAACTGCAAAATCATAGCAGAAGGGATCGAAACAGAGCGTGAGCTGGAAACGCTCATGGACGTCGGTGTCATTTACGGACAGGGTTACTATTTAGGCAAGCCGGACAAAGGGATGGCGCAGCTATGTGGAACGGCTATGAACTTTTTGCGGTTTACGATGGAAAAGCGGATAGAGCAAGAAGCAGAACCAATGCTGCTCACTCCGGCCATGACGGAAATCTTGGCGAAGACAATCAGTGTTGAAAAGCACGTGAAAGTAAGACACATCCATGATATTTTCGAACAAAATCAGCGAATTGAAAGCGTGGTTGTGCTGGAGAAAGGCATACCGGTTGGACTTGTCATGCGGTTTTCTCTGTATCAAATTCTCGGTGGTCAATACGGAATCGCGCTGTATTATGAAAGGCCTGTTTCTCAAATCATGAATACCAACCCGCTCAAAGCTACCAAAGACGACAAATTGGATGAGGTAGCGAAGCGGGCGATGGCCAGAGATGCTTATCATTTGTATGATGTGGTTATTATTATTGATGAGGATGGGGAGTACATCGGTATCGTTACCGTGCAGAAGCTATTGGACAAAATGGCTTCCATCAAACTCGAGATGGCGAGCTCTGCCAATCCGCTGACAGGATTGCCGGGGAACGTGCAGATTGAAAGGGAGTTGAACCAACGGCTGAAACGGAATGATCATCAGGTGGTCATCTACTGTGATCTCGACCGTTTCAAATGGTTTAACGACCGCTACGGGTTTGAAGTGGGTGACCAGATTATTGTTCGAACCGCGAACTTGTTACGGGAAGCCTCGAAATGGTACGGTAGCGGGTCTGATTTCGTCGGTCATATTGGCGGAGATGATTTTATCCTGATTACAACGGCGCAGTGTGCGAATGATGTTATTTTGTTTATCATGGATGCTTTTACGCCGTACTTTTCGGATATTTATGAAAAGCGCAGAATGGGGGACGGTCAGGAGCTCGCGATGTCGATGGCAGGTGTCGTCCTTTACGCAGGGAAGTACTCCAGTGCGGAACAAGTTGCAGAGAAGGCAGCGTACGTGAAAATGGTGGCAAAGGCGAAGGCGGGTACTGTTTTTATTATCGACTGTGAGTTGCCTGGCGACGAGCAGATCCGCATCGAGGGATAA
- the lysA gene encoding diaminopimelate decarboxylase: MYLHGTSRVNEQGNLEIGGCDTTQLAATYGTPLYVYDEQQIRTKCREFVNAFHNTGFSFQVAYASKAFCTMAMCKLVEEEGLSLDVVSGGELYTALQAGFPVERIHFHGNNKSPEELIMALDAKIGCFVVDNFYELHILAQLAEERNEKVAILLRVTPGVEAHTHEYISTGQIDSKFGFDVQNGQALEAIQFSHESNHLHLLGVHSHIGSQIFETEGFLVAVKRLTELLGEAKEKLGFLPEVLNVGGGFGIRYVEGDTPQPAETYIKAITDIVRQELTALAIPLPEIWIEPGRSIIGDAGTTLYRIGSHKNIPNVRKYIAVDGGMTDNLRPALYDAEYEAAIANKMKAPATEVVSIAGKCCESGDMLIWDVKLPEAQAGDILAVPSTGAYGYSMANNYNRIARPAVVFVKDGEAEVVVRRETYAEVVGHDVMPKRAQLMR; encoded by the coding sequence ATGTACTTACACGGGACAAGTCGAGTGAATGAACAAGGAAACTTGGAAATCGGAGGCTGTGATACGACACAGCTAGCTGCTACTTACGGAACACCTTTATATGTGTATGACGAACAACAAATTCGCACCAAATGCCGGGAATTTGTCAATGCCTTTCACAATACGGGTTTTTCCTTCCAGGTTGCTTACGCGAGCAAAGCTTTTTGCACGATGGCGATGTGCAAGTTGGTTGAAGAGGAAGGCTTGTCACTCGATGTAGTATCTGGCGGCGAATTGTATACGGCCCTGCAAGCTGGATTCCCTGTAGAGCGCATCCATTTTCATGGCAACAATAAATCTCCAGAAGAGTTAATCATGGCGCTTGATGCCAAAATTGGCTGTTTCGTTGTGGACAACTTTTATGAGCTGCATATCCTGGCACAATTGGCCGAAGAGCGAAACGAAAAAGTCGCCATTCTCTTGCGTGTCACGCCGGGTGTAGAAGCTCATACCCATGAATACATTTCTACAGGGCAAATTGATTCCAAGTTTGGCTTTGATGTGCAAAACGGCCAGGCTCTTGAGGCGATTCAATTCTCTCATGAAAGCAATCATCTCCATTTATTGGGAGTTCATAGCCATATTGGTTCACAAATATTTGAAACAGAAGGCTTCCTCGTCGCTGTCAAACGGTTGACAGAGCTGTTGGGCGAAGCAAAAGAAAAGCTTGGATTCCTCCCAGAAGTACTGAATGTAGGAGGCGGCTTCGGTATTCGGTATGTAGAAGGCGATACACCGCAGCCAGCGGAAACGTATATCAAAGCTATTACAGATATCGTTCGCCAAGAACTCACGGCGCTTGCGATTCCTCTACCTGAGATTTGGATCGAGCCAGGTCGCAGTATTATAGGCGATGCAGGGACAACCTTGTACCGAATTGGGTCACATAAGAACATCCCAAATGTCCGGAAATATATTGCGGTCGATGGTGGGATGACAGACAATCTGCGACCAGCTTTGTACGATGCAGAATACGAAGCAGCGATTGCGAACAAAATGAAAGCACCTGCCACTGAAGTTGTATCCATTGCAGGGAAGTGCTGTGAGTCTGGTGATATGCTCATCTGGGATGTGAAGCTGCCAGAAGCGCAAGCGGGCGATATTCTCGCAGTCCCAAGTACAGGAGCATATGGTTATTCGATGGCGAACAACTACAATCGGATCGCACGTCCGGCAGTTGTATTTGTAAAGGACGGAGAAGCAGAAGTGGTTGTACGACGTGAAACGTACGCAGAAGTAGTCGGTCATGATGTTATGCCAAAACGCGCACAGCTAATGCGCTAA